CGCTTGCTCACGCGCGGCGTCCTCGCTCCGCTCCGGTCGCTGCCTTCGGCACGGCTTCACGGCGGCGTAGGCCGTATCGCGCAGCAGTGGAAACGGAATTTGCCGATTAAGAATACGCACAATCGTCCCCGACAGGTACATCAAAGCGTATACTTTTGACACATATAAGTGCGCCAAAACGATTCAATATGTATATTTTTGACAGAATTTTTCCGAATCCGCAAATAAATCGGTACCGTTTACCGCGCGCACAAAGCAACTATCCCGTTTCGATGCGAAATTTCCGACAAAAATGCCGTTTTATCGATTATTACCGCCTCATCCGAGATAAAATCGGCGTTTTTTACTGCTTTTACCTTTTTTTAGACAGTTGGCATAAAAATTGCAATAAAGATAGGTGAGAGCTGCGAAATCGAAAGGATCGCAGCCCGCTCGGAAACGGCTCTACAAAGCGGCTTCCGTGAATTACAAAAACATTTGGAGGTTTATATGAACGAATTGGCACTTTTCAACAGCTTTTTTAATCACGCGCTGAACGACACGGTAGGCGATTTCAATTTCGGTACTTCTTTCAACGTGCCGAAAGTCGACGTAAAAGAGACGAAAGACGCGTACACGCTGGAAATGGATTTGCCCGGCATGAACGAAAAAGACGTAAATGTCGAACTCGATCACAACGTTTTGACCATCTCTTCGCATCACGAAGAGAAAAAAGAGGAGCAGAATAAAAACGCGAAAAAGGATGAAAGCAAATGGCTCATCCGCGAACGCCGCGTCAGCGAGTTCAGCCGCCGCTTTACGCTTCCCGACGATGTCAACGGCGAACAGGTTGCCGCGTCCTTTAAAAACGGAGTGCTTACGGTAGCCATACCGCGCAAAGCGCTTTCCGCTCCCAAACGGATAGCGATCTCCGCCGACTGACGAAAGGTGAACGAAAGATACGGCACGGACGCATCCCTCGGTACACAGATCGTGCCGTACGAGTAAAATTTTCAGAGAGATCCCGCCGCGCGTTGCGCGGCGGGTGTTTTTTATTAATAAGCCGTACGATATACTATCGATACGCAACGTCAACACCGCTCTCGCCCTTGCAAAGCTTTTGTGATATTATACACCCGCTATGCAAACAAAAAATAAACCGAACTTTGCATCGGATTATTTGGAAGGTGCTCATCCGGCAATTTTGCAGCGCCTCGCGGAAACGAATACGGAGCAAACTTCCGGCTACGGAACGGACGAACACTGCGAACGCGCACGGAACCAGATACGAACGGCCGCAGACTGTCCGAATGCCGCCGTTCATTTTTTTGTCGGCGGAACGCAGACGAACGCGGCGGTCATCGACGCTTTTTTGCGCCCGTACGAAGGAGTTGTCGCGGCGGACACGGGACACATCGCCGTGCATGAAGCGGGTGCGATCGAAGCGGACGGTCACAAAGTGCTCACGCTCACAGGCATTGCGGGAAAGCTTTCGGCCGAAACGCTCAAGCGGTATCTGCACGATTTTTATGCCGATGAAAACAGAGCGCACGCGGTTCAGCCCGGCATGGTCTATATTTCCCAGCCGACCGAATGCGGCACGCTTTATTCGAAAAAGGACCTTTCCGAAATTGCCGTCCTATGCCGCGAATATAATCTTCCGCTTTACATCGACGGAGCGCGGCTTGCCTATGCGCTCGCCTCTCCGGAAAACGACATAACGCTTTCCGACCTTGCGGCCGTTTCGGACGCTTTTTACATAGGCGGGACAAAGTGCAGCGCTCTTTTCGGCGAAGCGATCGTCATTCCCGATAAAAACCGCTTACCTCATTTTATAACGACGATAAAACAACACGGCGCACTTCTTGCAAAAGGCAGGCTTTTGGGCATTCAATT
This Treponema socranskii subsp. buccale DNA region includes the following protein-coding sequences:
- a CDS encoding threonine aldolase family protein, with amino-acid sequence MQTKNKPNFASDYLEGAHPAILQRLAETNTEQTSGYGTDEHCERARNQIRTAADCPNAAVHFFVGGTQTNAAVIDAFLRPYEGVVAADTGHIAVHEAGAIEADGHKVLTLTGIAGKLSAETLKRYLHDFYADENRAHAVQPGMVYISQPTECGTLYSKKDLSEIAVLCREYNLPLYIDGARLAYALASPENDITLSDLAAVSDAFYIGGTKCSALFGEAIVIPDKNRLPHFITTIKQHGALLAKGRLLGIQFETLFEDGLYFRIGSNAIRAADKIRSFLDAHGFRQYFASPTNQIFIVLKNEDYALLSKKIGLSFWEKADEAHTVARIATSWATTDEQVERLLKELSEHSPCGKS
- a CDS encoding Hsp20/alpha crystallin family protein, whose product is MNELALFNSFFNHALNDTVGDFNFGTSFNVPKVDVKETKDAYTLEMDLPGMNEKDVNVELDHNVLTISSHHEEKKEEQNKNAKKDESKWLIRERRVSEFSRRFTLPDDVNGEQVAASFKNGVLTVAIPRKALSAPKRIAISAD